One genomic region from Phragmites australis chromosome 1, lpPhrAust1.1, whole genome shotgun sequence encodes:
- the LOC133883357 gene encoding probable LRR receptor-like serine/threonine-protein kinase RKF3, whose product MSRPHLLPLLLVLVLLPIPLHSQPAPITSTTPPPPQCALNFTALRPFLAPPLPADDAFRCSLATQSVAFLLSLQLAATDSFVLPHNASSCLSPLRVALPFPLPACGGILDGLDSLLPSPGCGNVSTLADFDALVPPSARGDMDASCDRDLSAVPDCTVCTTALSKAAAAYLLSGSHNSAGSNNVTGCAQYPFIYAGAKASPRGPADPATAYCLYLLKANPPPAATSGTAPWVYGVAFGCLGAVLLVAAAAGSCFLVRRRQARAAAEALAAATADSRSKRSQAMESINASTTLVKFTYDDIKAATGGFARESIIGRGGFGNVYKGVLPDGAEVAVKRFKNCSAAGDTAFAHEVEVVASVRHINLVTLCGYCTATTQREGHQRMIVCDLMHNGSLHDHLFGAGECQMSWPVRQRIAVGMARGLAYLHRGAQPAIIHRDIKASNILLDDEFEAKVADFGLAKFAPEGMTHVSTRVAGTLGYVAPEYALYGQLTEKSDVYSFGVVLLELLSGKRAFISLGEGQSFVLTDWAWSLVRRGKTVDVIQEGMLEPGPTEVMEKYVLIGALCTHPQLHARPTMEQALKILEADSAPSPLIIPERPLPVVANLGEIERSASSGGFGQLFSPSGFRSFIHGIEDTAMASPNET is encoded by the coding sequence ATGTCCCGCCcccatctcctccccctcctcctcgtcctggTCCTCCTCCCCATTCCGCTCCACTCCCAACCCGCCCCGATCACCTccacgacgccgccgccgccccaatGCGCCCTCAACTTCACCGCGCTGCGCCCCTTCCTCGCGCCGCCGCTCCCCGCCGACGACGCCTTCCGCTGCTCGCTCGCCACGCAGTccgtcgccttcctcctctccctccaacTCGCCGCCACCGACTCCTTTGTCCTCCCCCACAACGCCTCCTCTTGTCTGTCCCCGCTCCGCGTCGCACTCCCCTTCCCGCTCCCCGCCTGCGGCGGCATCTTGGACGGCCTCgactctctcctcccctcccccggCTGCGGCAACGTCTCCACGCTCGCCGACTTCGACGCGCTCGTCCCGCCCTCCGCGCGCGGGGACATGGACGCCAGCTGCGACCGAGACCTTTCCGCCGTCCCCGACTGCACCGTCTGCACCACCGCGCTCAGCAAGGCCGCCGCGGCCTACCTCCTCTCGGGATCCCACAACAGCGCCGGGAGCAACAACGTCACCGGCTGCGCGCAGTACCCCTTCATCTACGCCGGTGCCAAGGCCAGCCCGCGCGGGCCCGCCGACCCGGCCACGGCCTACTGCCTCTACCTCCTCAAGGCCAACCCTCCCCCGGCCGCGACCTCCGGCACCGCCCCTTGGGTCTACGGCGTTGCGTTCGGATGCCTCGGGGCGGTGCTGCTCGTCGCCGCGGCCGCGGGCTCCTGCTTCCTCGTGCGGCGGAGGcaggcgcgcgcggcggcggaggcgctgGCGGCGGCCACGGCGGACAGCAGGAGCAAGCGCTCGCAGGCCATGGAGTCCATCAACGCCAGCACCACATTGGTCAAGTTCACCTACGACGACATCAAGGCCGCCACGGGGGGTTTCGCCAGGGAGAGCATCATCGGCCGCGGCGGCTTCGGGAATGTCTACAAGGGGGTACTACCCGACGGCGCCGAAGTGGCGGTCAAGCGATTCAAGAACTGCTCTGCCGCCGGGGACACCGCGTTCGCGCACGAGGTGGAGGTCGTGGCCAGCGTGCGCCACATCAACCTGGTCACGCTTTGCGGGTACTGCACCGCCACCACACAGAGGGAGGGCCACCAGCGGATGATCGTTTGCGACCTGATGCATAATGGCAGCCTCCACGACCATCTGTTTGGCGCCGGAGAGTGCCAGATGTCGTGGCCGGTGAGGCAAAGGATTGCTGTCGGGATGGCAAGGGGGCTGGCGTACCTGCACCGCGGCGCACAGCCGGCCATTATTCACAGGGATATCAAAGCGAGCAACATCTTGCTTGATGACGAATTTGAGGCCAAGGTGGCTGATTTCGGACTAGCCAAGTTTGCGCCGGAGGGGATGACACATGTGAGCACACGGGTTGCCGGAACGCTTGGTTATGTCGCCCCTGAGTATGCGCTCTATGGCCAATTGACCGAGAAAAGCGATGTCTATAGCTTTGGAGTCGTGCTTCTTGAGCTTCTGAGTGGGAAGAGGGCGTTCATCTCTCTCGGCGAGGGCCAGAGCTTTGTGCTCACCGATTGGGCTTGGTCCTTGGTGCGGAGGGGGAAGACGGTGGATGTGATCCAAGAAGGAATGCTTGAGCCTGGTCCTACTGAGGTAATGGAGAAGTATGTACTTATCGGCGCGCTCTGCACACATCCCCAGCTGCACGCGAGGCCAACAATGGAGCAAGCGCTGAAGATACTTGAGGCAGATTCAGCACCAAGTCCATTGATTA